The Oscillospiraceae bacterium genome contains a region encoding:
- a CDS encoding LacI family transcriptional regulator — MSLSETFPATFFQNGSKAGSKRRKRGEGVTIKDIAKESGYAISTVSRALNNHPDVSEEAKRRISEIVAERGFVPNSNARQLKRQQAKCIAFIVKGTTNMFFSDMLVELQRRVSESGYDGVVQYLAEGDDEVALAQQLCRELKPKGLIFLGGDSRNFASGFSEVKVPSVLATTVSGELQFDNLSMVGVDDRAAGRRAIDYLMENGHRRIAVIGGDPEDSSPGRMRLAGCKESFEAHGLAFDEAMFLPACFSWDEGYAAMKRFLDGGGEATAVFAMSDVQAVGAIRAILDSGRTVPGDISVLGFDGTPVARFYNPTLATLRQPAAEIAKTSVKLVLGCIERQRPAKTVLLEAELLPGGSVRAL, encoded by the coding sequence ATGAGCTTGTCGGAAACGTTTCCGGCAACGTTTTTTCAGAACGGTTCAAAAGCGGGAAGTAAGCGGCGGAAGCGGGGCGAGGGTGTGACCATCAAGGATATCGCAAAAGAGAGCGGTTACGCCATCAGCACCGTGTCCCGGGCGCTGAACAACCACCCGGACGTGAGCGAGGAGGCCAAGCGCCGCATCAGCGAGATCGTGGCGGAGCGGGGCTTTGTGCCGAATTCCAACGCGCGGCAGCTCAAGCGCCAGCAGGCAAAGTGCATCGCCTTTATTGTAAAGGGCACCACCAATATGTTCTTCAGCGATATGCTGGTGGAGCTGCAGCGCAGGGTGAGCGAGTCCGGCTACGACGGCGTGGTGCAGTATCTGGCCGAGGGCGACGACGAGGTGGCCCTGGCCCAGCAGCTGTGCCGGGAGCTGAAACCCAAAGGGCTGATCTTTTTGGGGGGCGACAGCCGCAACTTCGCCAGCGGGTTTTCCGAGGTGAAGGTGCCCAGCGTGCTGGCCACCACCGTGAGCGGGGAGCTGCAGTTCGACAACCTTTCCATGGTGGGGGTGGACGACCGCGCCGCGGGCCGGCGGGCCATTGATTATTTGATGGAGAACGGCCACCGCCGCATTGCGGTGATCGGCGGCGACCCCGAGGACTCGAGCCCCGGCCGCATGCGGCTTGCGGGCTGCAAGGAGAGCTTTGAGGCGCACGGCCTTGCCTTTGACGAGGCGATGTTTTTGCCCGCCTGTTTCAGCTGGGACGAGGGCTACGCCGCGATGAAGCGCTTTTTGGACGGCGGGGGCGAGGCCACCGCGGTGTTCGCCATGAGCGACGTGCAGGCCGTGGGTGCGATCCGGGCCATTTTGGACAGCGGCCGCACGGTGCCCGGCGATATTTCGGTGCTGGGGTTCGACGGCACCCCCGTGGCCCGGTTTTACAACCCCACCCTGGCCACCCTGCGGCAGCCCGCCGCCGAGATCGCCAAGACCAGCGTGAAGCTGGTGCTGGGGTGCATTGAGCGGCAGCGCCCGGCCAAGACCGTGCTGCTGGAGGCCGAGCTTTTGCCCGGCGGGTCGGTACGGGCCCTGTGA